One Candidatus Dependentiae bacterium DNA window includes the following coding sequences:
- the eno gene encoding phosphopyruvate hydratase, with product MKITRISGREVYDSRGWPTVQCELFLENGDSVLSYVPSGVSTGIYEALELRDGGKRLMGKGVLKAIENIETLIAPVLVGHEPHGMEMDLKLLELDGTTDKSRLGANALLAVSMAIFKAEAHSEKLELYELIAYYMGSDSVSLPFPMLNVINGGMHAYNKLRIQEFMIIPVGAPTFRSAFEAATLVYHELKALLIKKNKSTAVGDEGGFAAAFESDAEALDVLLEAIEAASAHSSVGCIIGLDVAASQYYNSTTQLYSWQNQQLTSDEMIDYYKKLVDTYPIYSIEDGLSEEDWSGWIRMTKALENKIQIVGDDLFVTNPYRIAQGGIDHAATSVIIKPNQIGTITETLQAIKLCKDTNLATIVSHRSGETEDTFIADLAVGASVGQIKAGACRGSERLAKYNRLLTIEDTLAFSLLDT from the coding sequence ATGAAAATTACGCGTATTAGTGGCCGAGAAGTATATGATTCACGCGGTTGGCCTACTGTTCAATGTGAACTTTTTTTAGAAAATGGTGACTCAGTACTATCGTATGTACCTTCTGGTGTATCAACTGGTATATATGAAGCTCTTGAGCTGCGTGATGGTGGTAAGCGCTTAATGGGCAAAGGGGTTCTTAAAGCTATAGAAAACATTGAAACACTTATAGCTCCCGTGCTTGTCGGTCATGAACCTCATGGTATGGAAATGGATCTTAAATTACTTGAGCTTGATGGTACTACAGATAAATCACGTTTAGGAGCTAATGCTTTACTTGCTGTAAGTATGGCGATTTTTAAAGCTGAAGCTCACAGCGAAAAATTAGAGCTCTATGAGCTTATTGCCTATTATATGGGATCAGATAGTGTTTCACTGCCATTTCCAATGCTTAACGTAATTAATGGCGGTATGCATGCTTACAATAAACTACGTATACAAGAATTTATGATTATACCCGTAGGAGCTCCTACATTTAGAAGCGCTTTTGAAGCTGCTACGTTGGTATATCATGAGCTTAAAGCATTACTTATTAAAAAAAATAAATCTACCGCTGTAGGCGATGAAGGAGGCTTTGCTGCAGCCTTTGAAAGTGATGCAGAAGCTCTTGATGTATTGCTTGAAGCTATTGAGGCTGCAAGTGCTCATAGCTCCGTAGGTTGTATTATTGGGCTTGATGTGGCTGCATCTCAATACTATAATTCTACAACGCAACTGTATAGTTGGCAAAATCAGCAATTGACTAGCGATGAGATGATTGATTATTACAAAAAGTTAGTAGACACGTATCCTATTTATTCTATAGAAGATGGCCTAAGTGAAGAGGATTGGTCCGGGTGGATACGTATGACTAAAGCACTTGAAAACAAAATTCAGATCGTTGGGGATGATCTTTTTGTTACTAACCCCTACAGAATCGCTCAAGGCGGTATTGATCATGCAGCAACCAGCGTTATTATTAAACCCAATCAAATAGGGACCATAACAGAAACGCTGCAAGCCATTAAGCTCTGCAAAGATACTAATCTTGCTACCATAGTTTCTCATAGGTCTGGTGAAACTGAAGATACCTTTATTGCCGATTTAGCCGTTGGCGCAAGCGTAGGTCAAATTAAGGCAGGAGCATGTCGTGGTAGCGAACGACTAGCAAAATATAATAGGTTATTAACTATTGAAGATACTTTAGCTTTCTCGCTGCTTGATACTTAA
- a CDS encoding ankyrin repeat domain-containing protein, whose product MKYVLLFLASFACSLNGMSSRDLFNQQLLHALSDRKDLTQLEQLLQAGFDVNASITEHGHTPLIVTVAHRNIDAAKLLLKAGAYVDTTHNSGSTALHDAAHRCSLQFVELLLAAGANVNAINNYGDTAFHTVVRSLLNRDKDSFFDVVTLLLEAGANVSDVYNNRSMRLGIAYCKRKPNMIRLFKHYKQLQSMIKINPRGALDKAIEFKYSALVKQALQKVRLTSAELVHYNHCLQTLYGQSGNFIYKIIGRVFIEYALNHAHLKRILTDVAPKHQVSISTKIYTLLAQLFSQSSQDYNQVATNSTITLPQDIVELITTYAQK is encoded by the coding sequence ATGAAATACGTACTACTTTTTCTAGCTTCATTTGCTTGTTCTCTTAATGGGATGAGTAGTCGAGATTTATTCAATCAACAATTACTACACGCTCTAAGCGATAGAAAGGATTTAACTCAATTGGAGCAGTTGCTTCAAGCAGGCTTTGATGTTAATGCTTCTATTACTGAACATGGACATACACCACTTATTGTTACTGTTGCACATCGTAATATAGATGCTGCAAAACTCTTATTAAAAGCCGGTGCATATGTTGATACTACACATAATTCTGGATCTACAGCTCTCCATGATGCTGCCCATCGTTGCTCTCTACAATTTGTAGAGTTATTACTCGCTGCTGGTGCAAACGTTAATGCTATTAATAATTATGGAGATACAGCATTTCATACTGTTGTTCGTAGTCTACTAAATAGAGATAAGGATTCTTTTTTTGACGTAGTAACACTGCTCTTAGAGGCCGGCGCGAATGTTAGTGATGTATATAATAATAGAAGTATGAGGTTAGGTATTGCTTACTGTAAAAGGAAGCCAAATATGATTAGACTATTTAAGCACTATAAACAATTACAATCAATGATTAAGATTAATCCTAGAGGTGCTTTAGACAAGGCTATTGAGTTTAAGTATTCAGCTCTTGTTAAACAAGCCCTGCAAAAGGTCCGTTTAACTTCAGCAGAACTTGTACACTATAATCATTGTTTACAAACGTTATATGGGCAAAGTGGTAATTTTATATATAAAATTATAGGTAGAGTATTTATAGAGTATGCTCTGAATCATGCTCATTTAAAGAGGATTTTAACAGACGTTGCACCAAAACATCAAGTATCTATCTCTACAAAAATTTATACTCTGTTAGCACAACTATTTTCACAATCAAGTCAAGATTACAATCAAGTAGCTACAAACTCTACTATAACATTACCTCAAGATATAGTTGAACTTATTACTACGTATGCTCAAAAATAG
- a CDS encoding ankyrin repeat domain-containing protein: MKKLIFILSFLPAQLCAMHTLGYFICKAHHTLLPLSLQNQKLLNLQAVEAAKSGNSTELQDLLNAGASQDIVSTHGHTGLLGDAAFRGFTQIVKLLLNAKVNPNTIDKVGYTPLCWSIIRGYENIVKLLLAANADPNLAIEDDATPLYHAITEGRTYSVKLLVIANAKLNKATKDGQIPLYWAIKRGNLETIQFLLTVHVCKNLAHKYYPKDLFSTYLRNPKDFVKFLLNSYKAYCIKFREPIHFLTEKSTLVLIETAIRFDDNSITYREIQVEHPSFKVVITLVNRGYTDLVKKVIQQLKPNLDQIRQLDIIAQQQYKHAQDANYKDIHKILVGYIIEHAKNAKAVTELAQSISKPIPQDVAKLIATYIL; this comes from the coding sequence ATGAAAAAGCTTATTTTTATCCTATCGTTTTTGCCTGCTCAGCTTTGTGCTATGCATACTTTGGGCTACTTTATATGTAAAGCCCATCACACATTACTACCTCTTTCATTACAAAATCAAAAACTTCTTAATTTACAAGCCGTAGAAGCTGCCAAATCAGGCAATAGTACAGAACTACAAGACTTACTTAATGCTGGCGCGAGTCAAGATATAGTAAGCACACACGGCCACACAGGTCTTTTAGGTGATGCCGCTTTTAGAGGTTTTACACAGATTGTAAAGCTTCTTCTTAACGCTAAGGTGAATCCAAATACAATAGATAAAGTTGGTTACACGCCTCTCTGTTGGTCTATTATCAGGGGCTATGAAAACATTGTAAAGCTTCTTCTTGCTGCTAATGCTGATCCAAATCTAGCTATTGAAGATGACGCAACGCCACTTTATCACGCCATTACAGAAGGGCGTACATACAGTGTAAAACTTCTTGTTATTGCTAATGCTAAGCTAAATAAAGCTACTAAAGATGGACAAATACCACTTTATTGGGCTATTAAACGGGGTAATTTAGAAACCATACAATTTCTTCTGACTGTGCATGTTTGCAAAAACTTAGCTCATAAATACTATCCAAAAGATCTTTTTAGCACTTACCTTCGCAATCCAAAGGACTTTGTAAAGTTTCTTCTTAATTCTTATAAAGCTTATTGTATAAAGTTTAGAGAGCCTATACATTTCCTTACCGAAAAATCAACATTAGTTTTGATAGAAACAGCTATTAGGTTTGATGATAATAGTATTACTTACCGAGAGATCCAAGTAGAACACCCTAGTTTTAAGGTTGTTATCACACTTGTTAATAGAGGATATACAGACTTAGTAAAAAAAGTGATTCAGCAATTAAAGCCAAACCTTGATCAAATCAGACAATTAGACATTATTGCTCAACAGCAATACAAGCATGCTCAAGATGCGAATTATAAAGATATACATAAAATTTTAGTTGGCTATATTATTGAACATGCTAAAAATGCAAAAGCTGTAACAGAACTAGCTCAATCTATAAGTAAACCAATTCCTCAAGATGTAGCTAAGCTTATTGCTACGTATATTTTATAA
- a CDS encoding deoxyribodipyrimidine photo-lyase has product MDKKHTRTLFIFRRDLRLEDNTGLQAALKESHTVIACFILDPRQVTEENAYKSTNALQFMFDSLLDLNTQLEDHKARLYLFYAVAEQLVKKLLESKVIDAVYINKDYTPFSKQRDQHLQDLCAQYGADFFSFDDLLLQAPEETLNKQKKPYSVFTPYFNANVIKLVKKPVQNTFNNYSTVLFPEEESFSLFKKILPQKQPLHVTPGRIGCLEILKHIDTFKNYSLKHNYPAIDTTGLSPHIKFGTCSIREIYYVIKKSMGITDLIRQLYWRDFYTIIGYYFPHVFGHAFHTSLDTISWDNNKELFKRWCEGTTGVPIVDAGMRQLNQTGFMHNRARLITASFLVKDLHIDWRWGELYFARLLTEYDPAVNNGNWQWVASTGSARQPYFRIFNPWLQQKNYDPDCTYIKQWIPELKNVSTKVIHAWYKQKQPTMHYPAPIVDHAQESIKSIQMYKKTSIKNKRLL; this is encoded by the coding sequence ATGGACAAAAAACATACACGAACTCTCTTTATTTTTAGACGAGACTTAAGACTTGAAGATAACACCGGTTTACAAGCAGCGCTTAAGGAGTCACATACCGTTATTGCTTGTTTTATTTTAGATCCACGACAAGTAACAGAAGAAAATGCTTATAAAAGCACTAATGCTCTGCAATTTATGTTTGATTCTTTACTCGATCTTAATACACAACTAGAAGATCATAAAGCGCGGCTTTATCTTTTTTATGCTGTAGCAGAACAACTCGTTAAAAAATTGCTAGAAAGTAAAGTAATAGACGCAGTATATATAAATAAAGATTATACGCCCTTTAGCAAGCAACGCGACCAACATTTACAAGACCTGTGTGCTCAGTATGGAGCTGACTTTTTTAGTTTTGACGATCTTTTATTGCAAGCACCAGAAGAGACTCTCAATAAGCAAAAAAAACCGTATAGCGTATTTACTCCCTATTTTAATGCCAATGTTATAAAACTGGTAAAAAAACCTGTACAAAATACTTTTAACAATTATAGTACAGTTTTATTTCCTGAAGAAGAAAGTTTTAGCTTATTTAAAAAAATTTTACCCCAAAAGCAACCGTTGCATGTTACACCAGGACGCATAGGTTGCCTGGAAATACTCAAACACATAGATACCTTTAAAAACTACAGCCTTAAACATAATTACCCTGCTATTGATACAACAGGGTTGTCGCCGCACATTAAATTTGGTACCTGCTCAATACGGGAAATCTACTACGTAATAAAAAAAAGCATGGGTATAACTGATCTTATAAGACAACTCTATTGGCGTGACTTTTATACCATAATTGGTTATTATTTCCCGCATGTATTTGGTCACGCATTTCATACTTCTTTAGATACCATTTCTTGGGATAACAATAAAGAACTCTTTAAGCGTTGGTGCGAAGGTACTACAGGAGTTCCTATTGTTGATGCTGGCATGAGGCAGCTTAATCAAACAGGGTTCATGCATAACCGAGCACGACTTATTACTGCATCATTTTTAGTTAAAGATTTACATATTGACTGGCGTTGGGGCGAGCTCTATTTTGCACGGTTACTTACTGAATATGACCCGGCAGTTAATAACGGCAATTGGCAATGGGTAGCTTCAACAGGATCCGCTCGACAACCTTATTTTAGAATTTTTAACCCTTGGCTGCAACAAAAAAACTATGACCCTGATTGTACGTATATTAAGCAATGGATACCAGAACTAAAAAATGTATCCACGAAGGTAATTCATGCATGGTATAAACAAAAACAACCAACCATGCATTATCCAGCGCCAATTGTAGATCACGCA